AGAgagttgttcattttttgagtgttaaaaatattttctctctGGACAGTATTTGTCAAATACCTGCACTCTCTAAatgaactgttttttttttctagtaCGATGAGGTGTCTGGGGACGTTACCATCGAAGCTCGTTGGATGCCCTTTTTCCCTGAAGGGCCACATGAGTCGATCTTGCCCAATCAAGGTTCAGTGGCATATTGCTCAGTGTTCATTTACTCTGTCAATAACCTGATTGAAAATCTCAACTTGGCCAGCTTGGAATCTGGTCTCCCGACAACGCGGTAAGGAAATATTAACATTGTAGTAATTATGATGATTGAATCATCGATCAGATCACCAAAAAAACAGTTTGGAGACCTGTTCTCAACCCTTTGAAGCGGCAAGAAGAAAGTTATCCTCAAATGATATGTATGTGGCTCATAACGCAGAAAGTGACGCCCTTAAGATGTTTAGATACAGATTGAAATGCACGAGTTACCACTAAAGCTGAATCTGAATGTCGAGATTGGCATTGAATTTTACAAGAAATGTGCCTGATTTTGAAGAATCGATAAAGTCCAAGTCCTTCTAATATcgttcaaaatgcaaatataatTACGTCTAcgtaaaaagaaaagatggtAAACTTTGAATTGGGGACAAACTTCATATTACTGTTGGtactttatttcttgtttgatgtccttgaagaaaatgatctTTGATTTTTAATTCTCCAAGCAGGCTCTCAAGCTTACGTTTCTCAGAACTGTTAATGCCATGCTTTCAAATGTTATTTCCCAGATTGGTGATTGCTTACGGCGAGAAGAAGTTTAAAAGTTCTTGGGAAAAGAACGATCCTCATCCTCGATACGAGACCGGGGGTCATTTCTTGTTAAAATACCACGAAATCGAGGACAGCGGAGTTGTTACAGTGTCTATCGTAACCAAGGATGGTAAGTTAAAATGAGAACGAATATCTCTGCATTACTTGTGGACCTTGACAATCCTTGTGATCGTGCTTTTCCAGATGTTGTGATGAGTGAAGTTAGCTTGCCCATTCAAGCCATGATTCACGAGCCTTTGAGGAAAAAGATGGTTCAGATCGAACCCGACCTGAAACCTCATCTCACCATGACTTTGTCGGCGGATGTGAAATTCCTCCGAATgtgattttttaaaatgacttttatcTTATTGCTTTAATGTTTGGCCTCCAATTCTGCTAACATCTTTAACCATGAACTAACATAGAAATACGAAAGTCTGTTTTTATTTACAAATAAAGTTATTTACCAGTACACACATCTGATTGGCGTGGCATCAAACTTGATCGCTTCCCACTTGTCCAAAGATCTGCCAGACAATCAGGAATGGTGTCAATCCACGAGCAAACTTCAATCAGAGGATCAAATCCCAGTCCGTCTTGACAGAAACATTGCGTAACGATCCAATGGCCGGATTGTTTCTCACAATGGTAGTAAACGGAACAATCCCGTGGATCCCCAATATCTGGGTTCAGCCCTTCGTGTTGACAAAAGAGTTCCATGCcatttgctgttgttgttgtcgctgTTGTGGTGGTCGTCAAGGacatggtggtggtgttggtagtagtagtagtagtagtactagtggTTGTTGCAGTGGTCGTAGTCGATTTAATAGGGGTTGTGGGTGTTGTGGTGGGTGTAGTAGTTATTATGGTAGATGTAATTGTTGTGGGTGTAGTGGTAGACGTTGTGATAGATGTAGTTGTGGGGGTAGTAGATATGGTAATAGTAGTagaagttgttgttgtgggtgtagttgtagtagtagctGTAGTACTAGAAGTTGTAGTAGtatttgttgttgtggtggtagcTGTAGTTGTTGTGGGGGTAGTAGAAGCTGTAGTAGtatttgttgttgtggtggtagaTGTAGTTGTTGTGGGGGTAGTAGAAGTTGTAGAAGtagttgttgtggtggtgggagtaatagtagtagtagtggttgttgttgttgttgttgttgttgttgttgttgttgtgtaAGCTTCACATCCCTCGACGAGTTCCGGTGGTAGGCATTGCGAAGTAGTTGTATCGTAATATAAGCCTGTGCTGCACTCTCTTGGCTCTATCTTCCACTCCGTGCCTTCGTCAATGAGTTCACAGAAGAAGTATCCTGTATTGCATCCTTCAACCTACGTGGAAAGTAAGCAAGTGAGTAAATACTCTCATATCTTAGAAATGATTACCGATGTTACCTCTGGAAAGGGGTTATTTCCTTCTTGATGACATATTTCAGAGGGGGGAAGTGAGAGAGATTTTGCTCCTAGTTTTGCAAATAATCCAATCTGCGTTAAATTGAATCTTTCAGAATGACTGTACTGAACCTTACCAGACATTTTTGGGATCTCAAGTGCTACTCCAAACATCTGGAAAGGAAGCACTTTTCGGTTGTAGATGAGCTTCTCTATTTCTCCTGTATTTGTCTGAACTACATTCTTTTAGATTGtcgaaaatacaaaaaaatgcctCGAGATGTAGTTGAGAAGTAAGACAttatatttgtttcaaataacGTAGATTAGATATAAACATGGGTTCAAACTACACCTTAACCGTGCAGTCGACCAAATAATCCCAGTTGCACGACAACGTCTCCATATCAAAAAACAATCCTTCAGCACATTCTCCAGGAATCACTTGGAAGTGTCCATCGGTGTTAATGACACATTGATAGTAGACCCTGCAATTGGCAGGATCACGGTGAAAGCCTTCAGTGCCTTCGCAAAGACTCTCATCAGGATTTGAGCCAGCAGTCGTCGAGACGACCGGGTTACCATTGGTGGTACCTTCGTTATTTGGGGGCGCTGTTGTGCCAGTTCCATCCTAAAAAACGAATCACAAATTTGTCATAGCCGTTATACACCATTCTCCAGTTAAATATGTACTATTTTTGTACTTACTGAGCATCCAGGAACTTGGTCTGGCCATGTGCAAGCCTGAGAAGCGGGATCAAAGGCCAAGTTGTCTCCACAGTCCCCTGGAATTAGTCCCCACTCGCCATTTTCCGGTACGCAAGAGTAATAGTGATCTATGGCAACAGGGAAACTTTATGCAAACAGGGTTGGCCAGATAAACTGATACAAGTTGGAAAATGGTGTCCTATTATTTAGAAAATGCTACAAACAGCCATTCTAACCGGTAAGCAAGGTCTCATGCATTATGTGTGTTCAAAACTCACCAAAATTACTTAGGTTTTAGAAATTTGCATAGTGTGTTCTCTTGGCTTGAGCTCAGTTAGGCCGATATTtctaatgataaaaaaaaatcttgtttgtaTTAATATTTCCAAAGTTGTTCTGTTTTAAGTACTCATTAGTTGGTTGTCAGTAGCCATGTATGGTATGATATAAAAAATGtctgaaaatcaaaaacattttcataaagaaaaaaaacttggattgcATCTGGCTATGGGTTGCACTGTACTTGGATGGAACATGAAATGTTTTTAGCTTATGCATCTTTAGCAACAAAATAATATACTCATGGAACTTTCCCAATGATCGCATAGCcttaaaataattttaaaacaaaatgatgttTAATTTGAATGGCAAAATATAAGTCCTGTCTAAAGTGCTTCACCCTGCATGAAACAATAAAGGAAAGGAACAGTTATTGAGAAACTTACGGCAATTGTTTGGGTCTGGTTTGAGTCCAGGTGTTCCATCGCAGATTTCATTTGGAGGAGGGGTGGAGCCAGATGGTGGTCTGGTGGTTGGATCCACGTGAAGGGGTGTGGTATAGCCTGGAGGAGGCGTTTGAGTGCCGCCATTAAGTACCtggcaataaaaaaatcacctTAAAACCACTCCGTTCTCTCCTAAAGTGTTCATAGGTTGCATTGACTTACATCTTGAACCTTTTGGATTAAACCAAAGCGTTTCTCGCTGCAGAACCCTTGGAAATCGTCGGTATCAATCGACCAAACCATAGCTCCGGCGTAGCCATTGTCCTTGATGAATTGGGCCTTGACTTCGATACTTTGAATATCTTCAAAGCTGAACCATTGACTGCCTTTCACAATGTAAGGCGAGACCACATTCTCATCCTGGTCAAATTGTAAAGAAAACGCTCTTTTACATTGACAGGAATCTTCTAATTACTTAGATTACCAAAGCTAACCATCAATAAGCTGCCTCAAAACTGACTTATTCTGCTGAAATTTGATGACCGTGACATGAACAGAAATAACGATAATCTAACTGCAAAGGGCTTTTGAACGGTGGATTGCAATACCTTCGAAGTTGATGACTCGAACTTGAAAACGTGTATTCAGCCTACTTTCTAGGCGGCTTTACGTGGCTTCTGGTTACTCGAGAAGTAACAAAATTCGAAGATTTCTTTTAACTCTAGCTCGTctaaagaaagaggaaaaaaactaaATCTGGCTCACGTGGAAATGAATTTCTTCATTGGACTAGTTGATTTGCATGAAATGTTGACAAAATTAACGTCTTAATATCAAACGTTATGTTTTATGTCGTAATTCAAGTGTCATATGAAAAAAGAAGGCAATTagccaattcaaattgaaaatgccaCTGTTTAGCTTTGTCCTTTCAGTCCATGTTTTGAGCCATTCTTTTCTGTACGTAGTTTGCTTACCCTGACTTCTTTCCATTGGTCCAGTTCACCCTTGACGTACATGCGTTCGCAATATTCGTTGAATCCCCAGAATCCAGAGGTTCCTGTATAATAACCAGGATCACAACCCGCAACCGCAGGGGCGTAGAAACCGTTTTCTTCAGGATTCTGGAGAGTAAACCCACGCCCATAAGCGGCTAATCCCATGAGAAGTTGGTCCTTGCGGGCGCCTAATTGAACATAGTAGTCCATGGAGAACTCCTGATTCAGGTGATAACCAGGAtgattttcttcactttcctCCGGCATTTGATGGAGTGGACAATTATGAGCTGTGTACGTATGGTTCTTGAACCTATGAAGTGTATAAACATGATTCAAGAGCTGCGTTTCTCTTTTAGGTACATGGGTCACATTTCATGCAATTAATTAGGCTTTGAGGCAAAGGAGGCAATCAACGCCATCTATTGGTAGAAACATGCCAAGGCTTGCTGAGTATTATAACATTCTAAAGAACGAGCAATTACAATTGCACAAGTTTCTTCAATTGACTAATTTCAAGAGAGCTTTGAAGTTGGAAGCTTCCATCTATGAGGTAGTAAGAATTTAAGCGTGCTTATATTACCATCCATGGTAGTCGTAGGTCATAACGTTGAAAAAGTCTAAGGTTTCGGACATGACAGGCACGTCATAAGCCACGTCGATGGTGTTCTTCCCGGCAGACACGGCAGCAGTGAGCATCAAATTGTGCTCGTTGAAGGCAGCTCTCAACTCTCTGAGTAAGGCAGAGTAGTTGTCCTTGTCCGCAATTGGATCTCCAGGGCTATCATCACGGCCACCTGTAAAATTTTAAACACAAAAATGGACTTGATACTCTGAAAGAGCTTTTGCGTCAAATAGAGTCGCTAGAAAGAGCTGGAAAAGCCAGTTGGTCCAAAAGAAAAAGCGAGGAAGTAAAAAGCCTCCTTACCAGATGGCATTGGTTCAAAAGCGGATTACAAATGGttttactattttttttttattttttttttggtatcaAGACTTacttttcacaattgtgataacaatattaGTTTTCAAAGACCCCTaatctaataaaaaaaaaaaccacaattTTGCAATGCACTATTTATGTTTCACTGAACATTTTGAACGATATCTAAAGCTTCTTTTGTGTTTTGAACAATATTGTCTGcaataatgttcaaaaaattgtcaaaatttcGATGTCATTTATTAAGATTAGTACCCCTATCATTACTTCTAGCATGTAAAATCGAAATCTCTCTGTAACCGCTGATTGTGGTGGATAAGATAATTAAGGCCTTATTGACAAGACTGTTTTAGTGGATTCATTGAATTGTAGATAAGAGAAAGAATGgtattttcctttttcgcGTGGCGTTTCAAATATCAGATTCATTACTATCATCCTACAAAATTTTACATGAAACATGAAATCCCAGCCTAAAAAACTACGGTACAGAGGCTGTTGTTAAAAAATACAGGGTAAGTTTCACTTTATTGAGCATTCTTTTCTCAAGCCAAATAAATGGAAGCAACAAGATTGTATGGTTAGGTGAGTTTACCTAGAAAAAATTGATGCGGAaacaatttcttcaatttttctaaaTGATTGTTTTGACCCCCTCCATTTCAAATAATTAATGCAAATTAATTTGTTTGCTTTACAACTCACTAAATATCGTTTGGATAAACAACCCAATTTATGCAATACTTTTAACAGGGtagaggcaaaaaaatcacgaAACCTAAGTTTTTAGAGGTCTTACCAGGATATTCCCAATCCATATCAAGCCCATCGAAGTTGTGGTCCAGGAGCATTTGCACACAACTCTCAATGAAAGTTTGTCGACGTTCGGGAGTTTTGACCATCTCTGAATAAGTGGAGGCACCTTCGTTCCATCCTCCAATGGCCAACAAGGTCTTCAAGTTCGGGTTGATCAGTTTGAGGCTCGTGAACCGATCATAGGCACCCTTGCCCCAGTTCTCATAGAAGTCATTGTAGGGATCCAAGGATGTGATTGTGTACTGAGATGGATGTAAGCCCGCGAAGCCAAAGACCACATGTGTGCACATGAAGGGATCGATGTCCTCGACATCAAATTTGCCGTAACTGAAACATGCATAATGTTGATTTCAATCGTCTGGAACCGGCACTTTTTCATAGTATTTGTCTTGTTGTTGAATGCATGAGTTCGAATTGACAACATTTGGGTTTGGATCCTTGACCGAAAACGCTGCCAGGGATGGGTCATTATCCGTAAACCCTTTTTTTAGCATGTAATTTCTACATTTATTCTCTTTTGAAGAACTGCTTGACACGGTGGTTTAGATCAAATTTAGACAAGTAATAGGACACATTTGGACGAATATTTggtgcaaaatgaaataacttTACTATAAATCTTAATGTAAGCTAATCAAACTAAGTAGGACTGATaattgaaccaaattttgCATTGTCAAATCCAAGAATGATCCGATGATCTTACCAGATTGAATCTTTATTTATCTTAGCAATATA
This Tigriopus californicus strain San Diego chromosome 12, Tcal_SD_v2.1, whole genome shotgun sequence DNA region includes the following protein-coding sequences:
- the LOC131891264 gene encoding integumentary mucin C.1-like, encoding MSASTTPTTTTATTTTTNTTTTSSTTATTTTTPTTTTSTTITISTTPTTTSITTSTTTPTTITSTIITTTPTTTPTTPIKSTTTTATTTSTTTTTTTNTTTMSLTTTTTATTTTANGMELFCQHEGLNPDIGDPRDCSVYYHCEKQSGHWIVTQCFCQDGLGFDPLIEVCSWIDTIPDCLADLWTSGKRSSLMPRQSDVCTGK
- the LOC131892386 gene encoding acidic mammalian chitinase-like; its protein translation is MRVSLLSILTLGLIAVWSTLGVTSQETPKPVLCYFGAWSVYRWSYGKFDVEDIDPFMCTHVVFGFAGLHPSQYTITSLDPYNDFYENWGKGAYDRFTSLKLINPNLKTLLAIGGWNEGASTYSEMVKTPERRQTFIESCVQMLLDHNFDGLDMDWEYPGGRDDSPGDPIADKDNYSALLRELRAAFNEHNLMLTAAVSAGKNTIDVAYDVPVMSETLDFFNVMTYDYHGWFKNHTYTAHNCPLHQMPEESEENHPGYHLNQEFSMDYYVQLGARKDQLLMGLAAYGRGFTLQNPEENGFYAPAVAGCDPGYYTGTSGFWGFNEYCERMYVKGELDQWKEVRDENVVSPYIVKGSQWFSFEDIQSIEVKAQFIKDNGYAGAMVWSIDTDDFQGFCSEKRFGLIQKVQDVLNGGTQTPPPGYTTPLHVDPTTRPPSGSTPPPNEICDGTPGLKPDPNNCHHYYSCVPENGEWGLIPGDCGDNLAFDPASQACTWPDQVPGCSDGTGTTAPPNNEGTTNGNPVVSTTAGSNPDESLCEGTEGFHRDPANCRVYYQCVINTDGHFQVIPGECAEGLFFDMETLSCNWDYLVDCTVKV